Proteins found in one Cricetulus griseus strain 17A/GY chromosome X, alternate assembly CriGri-PICRH-1.0, whole genome shotgun sequence genomic segment:
- the LOC100756116 gene encoding melanoma-associated antigen 10 produces the protein MPHFPCSVLEKVIQDAFEIHRLAEEEEEEEEETGKEEQEVEEEEEEEEAEEEEEEGEEEEVEEAEEEETEEEEAEEEEEEWETTDSDAVSSTLVASLKVTFPSSCPSPPSTLSPHPLLWGSLDEVEAAIFGMLSIFQSYQSSYSLTSCGDLDENYGSPEEESSNTLKLTDNDSSRQKLKKRKVTELVNLMLLKYRMKEPIQEVEMLGVVTEDYKKQFPVILREALKCLEMIFGIVTKENDPVNSSFVLTNALNLTYDDNNHRLPRNGFLLVILGVIFVEGNCASEESVWEFLNGMGIYDGKEHFIYGEPREFLTRHLVQQNYLKYRQVPESCPPRYMFLWGPRAYSETTKMEVLEFLAKFTGRDPISFSFLYHEALRDEEKRARARKDPMD, from the coding sequence ATGCCACACTTTCCATGCTCTGTCCTTGAGAAAGTTATACAGGATGCTTTTGAAATACACAGATtagctgaggaggaggaggaggaagaggaggaaacaggaaaggaggagcaggaagtggaagaggaggaagaagaggaagaggcggaagaagaggaggaggaaggggaagaggaggaagtagaggaggctgaggaggaggagactgaggaggaggaggctgaggaggaggaggaagaatgggaGACTACTGACAGTGATGCGGTCTCTTCCACATTAGTTGCCTCTTTAAAAGTCactttcccctcctcctgcccctctccACCTTCCACTCTCTCACCCCATCCTCTCTTATGGGGCAGTCTAGATGAGGTGGAAGCGGCTATTTTTGGGATGCTGAGTATTTTCCAGAGTTACCAGAGCTCTTACTCCCTCACTTCATGTGGCGACTTAGATGAAAACTATGGCAGCCCAGAAGAAGAAAGTTCAAACACTTTGAAGTTGACAGACAATGATTCCTCAAGGCAAAAACTCAAAAAGCGAAAGGTGACTGAACTGGTGAATCTCATGCTCCTCAAATATAGAATGAAAGAGCCTATCCAAGAAGTGGAAATGCTTGGCGTTGTCACAGAGGACTACAAGAAACAATTCCCTGTCATCCTTCGGGAAGCTTTGAAGTGCTTGGAGATGATTTTTGGCATTGTTACAAAGGAAAATGATCCTGTGAACAGCTCTTTTGTCCTTACCAATGCACTCAACCTCACATATGATGACAACAACCACAGATTGCCTAGAAATGGCTTCCTGCTAGTTATTCTGGGTGTGATATTCGTAGAAGGGAACTGTGCTTCTGAAGAAAGTGTGTGGGAATTCCTGAATGGGATGGGAATATATGATGGGAAGGAACACTTCATTTATGGGGAGCCCAGGGAATTCCTCACTAGACATTTAGTGCAGCAAAATTATCTGAAGTATAGGCAGGTGCCTGAGAGTTGTCCTCCACGTTACATGTTCCTGTGGGGTCCAAGAGCCTATTCTGAAACCACCAAGATGGAAGTTCTAGAATTTTTGGCTAAATTTACAGGGAGGGAtcccatttctttctcattcttataTCATGAGGCATTGAGAGATGAGGAAAAGAGGGCCCGAGCCAGAAAGGACCCCATGGATTAG